The following are encoded in a window of Pseudomonas sp. JQ170C genomic DNA:
- a CDS encoding LysR family transcriptional regulator, translating into MDVVQLKTLIHVAELGSLSKAADRLHIAQPALSRQIRQLEQELGGYLFERHGRGMQITEMGREVLAHATRIMEEMESIRSTVAGGGSLFRGTVVVGTTPTVAEIATVPWVRKMREVQPHLGIRFSSAYSGYLLDWLQRGELELAISYDPPPLHTLRIVPVMMENLILVGPADAGLRLDTPVAFAQLQARELVLPSARHGLRLIVDECARKAGITLRTSLEADSFTAMVDLVRNGFGLTVLPLASIYSQLQNGSLSAAPLVDPTPMRTLVQVFPADRRVSPAAKFVAQAFTDIAADLIERQVWAGHML; encoded by the coding sequence ATGGATGTCGTTCAACTCAAGACGCTGATCCACGTTGCCGAGCTCGGCAGCCTGAGCAAGGCGGCTGATCGCCTGCATATCGCCCAGCCGGCCCTTAGCCGGCAGATTCGCCAGTTGGAGCAGGAGTTGGGCGGCTACCTGTTCGAGCGCCATGGGCGTGGCATGCAAATCACCGAGATGGGCCGCGAGGTGCTGGCCCATGCCACGCGGATCATGGAAGAGATGGAGTCGATCCGCAGCACCGTGGCCGGCGGCGGTTCGCTGTTTCGCGGCACTGTGGTGGTCGGCACCACGCCGACGGTGGCCGAAATCGCCACCGTTCCCTGGGTGCGCAAAATGCGCGAAGTGCAGCCCCACCTGGGTATCCGCTTTTCCTCGGCCTACAGCGGCTATCTGCTGGATTGGCTGCAGCGCGGCGAGCTGGAGCTGGCCATCTCCTACGACCCGCCGCCGCTGCACACCTTGCGTATCGTCCCGGTGATGATGGAAAACCTGATACTGGTCGGCCCCGCCGACGCCGGTCTGCGGCTGGACACGCCGGTCGCCTTTGCGCAGCTGCAAGCGCGCGAGTTGGTGCTGCCCAGTGCGCGCCACGGGCTGCGGCTGATCGTCGACGAGTGCGCGCGCAAGGCCGGCATCACCTTGCGCACCAGCCTCGAGGCCGACTCCTTTACGGCGATGGTCGACCTGGTCCGCAATGGCTTCGGCCTCACCGTACTGCCCCTGGCCTCCATCTACAGCCAACTGCAGAACGGCAGCCTGAGCGCAGCCCCGCTGGTCGACCCGACACCGATGCGCACGCTGGTGCAGGTGTTCCCGGCGGATCGAAGGGTCAGCCCTGCGGCCAAATTCGTGGCCCAGGCCTTCACCGACATTGCCGCTGACCTTATCGAGCGGCAGGTCTGGGCGGGGCACATGCTCTAG